In Priestia megaterium NBRC 15308 = ATCC 14581, the following proteins share a genomic window:
- a CDS encoding YrhA family protein has protein sequence MWRDQVSQISQLEEKWNKKLNLPSSEKELSSFCKYVEGKFGEEVLPQEYCEFLKTVNGIEFNGLIIYGMDPDFLEAKPINEVESFLDANETWKSIMDEDKLIFFGDSDIAWYCYNVSKKCFVELDKPSGEHMETFEDFNTMLKSAFSAALS, from the coding sequence GTGTGGAGAGATCAAGTTAGTCAAATTTCTCAACTAGAAGAGAAGTGGAATAAAAAACTCAATTTACCTAGCAGTGAAAAAGAGTTATCGAGTTTTTGTAAATATGTAGAAGGGAAATTTGGTGAGGAGGTACTTCCTCAGGAATACTGTGAATTTTTAAAAACTGTTAATGGAATTGAATTTAATGGACTAATAATATACGGAATGGACCCAGACTTCTTGGAAGCTAAGCCCATCAACGAAGTGGAAAGTTTTTTAGATGCTAATGAAACGTGGAAGTCAATTATGGATGAAGATAAGCTGATTTTCTTTGGCGATTCAGATATAGCTTGGTATTGTTATAATGTTTCTAAAAAATGTTTTGTAGAATTAGACAAACCTTCAGGTGAACATATGGAAACCTTTGAAGATTTTAATACTATGCTGAAGTCTGCCTTTTCTGCAGCGCTTAGTTGA
- a CDS encoding SMI1/KNR4 family protein produces MNLNAFGQATEESIGKLEELLGFLLPEDYKKFLVEYNGGTSKVRYSKFFVEELNQEIPLDVLCGIGVTRTFDLIKCYEEFEEDMLPCSLVIGDDPGSGLIVLITDTERHGVYYWDHSLSFPQSCEEENTYKVAHSFKDFLDELIHPR; encoded by the coding sequence ATGAATTTAAATGCCTTTGGTCAAGCAACGGAAGAATCAATAGGCAAATTAGAAGAACTTTTGGGGTTTTTACTTCCGGAAGATTATAAAAAATTTTTAGTTGAATATAACGGAGGAACTTCGAAAGTAAGATATAGTAAATTTTTTGTTGAAGAATTAAATCAAGAAATTCCTTTAGATGTTTTGTGTGGGATAGGTGTAACAAGAACGTTTGATTTAATTAAATGCTATGAAGAGTTTGAAGAAGATATGCTGCCGTGTAGTTTGGTAATAGGAGATGATCCTGGTTCGGGACTTATTGTACTTATTACTGATACGGAAAGGCACGGTGTGTATTACTGGGACCACTCTCTTTCTTTCCCCCAATCTTGTGAAGAAGAAAATACATATAAAGTAGCCCATAGTTTTAAGGATTTTTTAGACGAATTAATTCATCCGAGATAA
- a CDS encoding SMI1/KNR4 family protein encodes MKIELLNAVDQEFERYPEAFGGAVTSEEVTQAEAKLKVKLPEDFKRFPLRYGSGAIGEAVVLGLREAEFVSTPSFVDKSLQFRNMLPQGYEHFVVIGVDSAGNPVGFQYPNKEIVIVDFDFGGKKVIAGSFEEYLEKSIREELNIHF; translated from the coding sequence ATGAAGATTGAATTGTTAAATGCAGTAGACCAAGAGTTTGAAAGGTACCCTGAAGCTTTTGGCGGTGCTGTTACTAGTGAGGAAGTGACACAAGCTGAAGCGAAGCTAAAAGTGAAATTACCAGAGGATTTTAAAAGGTTTCCTTTGAGGTATGGTTCGGGGGCAATTGGTGAAGCGGTTGTTTTAGGGTTAAGAGAGGCAGAGTTTGTGTCTACACCGTCATTTGTAGATAAATCTCTACAGTTCAGAAATATGTTGCCTCAAGGATACGAGCATTTTGTTGTGATTGGAGTAGACAGTGCGGGAAATCCAGTAGGCTTTCAATACCCTAATAAAGAAATCGTCATAGTTGATTTTGACTTTGGCGGAAAAAAAGTTATAGCAGGAAGCTTTGAAGAATATTTAGAAAAATCGATTCGTGAAGAATTAAATATCCATTTCTGA
- a CDS encoding malate:quinone oxidoreductase, which produces MSNVQKKTDVILIGAGVMSATLGSLLKELAPEWDIKVFEKLADAGEESSNEWNNAGTGHSALCELNYTSEKADGSIDITKAIRINEQFQLSRQFWSYLVSSKLIRNPQDFIMPIPHMSLVQGEKNVSFLKKRFEALSNNPLFQGMEYSDSPDKLKEWIPLIMKGRTSNEPIAATKIDSGTDVNFGALTRMLFDHLKNKGVHVHYKRSVKDIKRKSDGMWEVKVADVNSGKVEYHTAKFIFIGGGGGSLPLLQKTGIPESKHIGGFPVSGLFMVCNNPEVIAQHHGKVYGKAKVGAPPMSVPHLDTRYIDNKKTLLFGPFAGFSPKFLKTGSNLDLISSVKPNNILTMLAAGVKEMALTKYLIQQVLLSNEKRVEELREFIPNAKSEDWDIVVAGQRVQVIKDTEAGGKGTLQFGTEVVSAADGSVAALLGASPGASTAVHVMLEVLEKCFPENMNKWEPKIKEMIPSYGMSLVDHPDFFNEIHASTSQTLGLIKKESVYS; this is translated from the coding sequence ATGAGCAACGTACAGAAAAAAACAGACGTTATCTTAATTGGTGCCGGAGTCATGAGCGCAACTTTGGGATCATTACTCAAAGAGTTAGCACCTGAATGGGACATTAAAGTATTTGAAAAACTCGCAGACGCAGGGGAAGAAAGCTCGAACGAATGGAATAATGCAGGGACGGGCCATTCTGCGCTGTGCGAACTAAACTATACATCAGAAAAAGCTGATGGATCTATAGATATAACAAAAGCGATCCGAATTAACGAGCAGTTTCAGCTATCAAGACAGTTTTGGTCTTATCTGGTAAGCAGCAAGTTGATTCGCAATCCGCAAGATTTTATCATGCCAATTCCGCATATGAGTTTGGTACAAGGGGAAAAAAATGTATCGTTTCTGAAAAAGCGTTTTGAAGCGCTGTCAAACAATCCGTTGTTTCAAGGAATGGAGTATTCCGACAGTCCTGACAAACTAAAAGAATGGATTCCGTTAATCATGAAGGGGCGCACGTCAAATGAACCAATTGCCGCAACTAAAATTGATTCAGGAACAGACGTAAACTTCGGTGCTTTAACACGTATGTTGTTTGACCACCTGAAGAATAAAGGGGTTCACGTTCATTACAAACGAAGTGTAAAAGATATTAAACGTAAAAGTGACGGTATGTGGGAAGTAAAAGTCGCCGATGTAAACAGCGGCAAAGTTGAGTACCACACGGCAAAGTTCATCTTTATCGGTGGTGGAGGCGGAAGCTTGCCTTTACTTCAAAAAACAGGTATTCCTGAATCCAAGCATATTGGAGGATTCCCAGTAAGCGGATTATTTATGGTATGCAATAACCCTGAAGTGATTGCGCAGCACCACGGGAAAGTATACGGAAAAGCCAAAGTCGGAGCTCCGCCAATGTCGGTTCCGCACCTTGATACACGCTATATTGATAATAAAAAGACGCTGTTGTTTGGTCCATTTGCCGGCTTTTCACCAAAGTTCTTAAAAACAGGCTCAAACTTGGATTTAATCAGTTCTGTAAAGCCGAATAATATTTTAACCATGCTAGCAGCAGGCGTCAAAGAAATGGCGTTAACAAAATATTTAATTCAGCAAGTGCTGTTATCAAATGAAAAACGTGTAGAAGAACTGCGTGAGTTTATCCCGAACGCGAAAAGCGAAGACTGGGATATCGTTGTAGCAGGCCAGCGTGTGCAGGTAATCAAAGACACGGAAGCCGGTGGGAAAGGAACGCTTCAGTTTGGTACAGAAGTTGTAAGTGCCGCTGATGGTTCTGTTGCTGCACTTCTTGGCGCTTCTCCTGGTGCATCAACGGCGGTTCACGTTATGCTAGAAGTATTGGAAAAATGCTTCCCAGAAAACATGAACAAGTGGGAGCCAAAAATAAAAGAAATGATTCCTTCCTATGGCATGTCGTTAGTTGATCATCCAGACTTTTTTAACGAAATTCATGCGTCGACTTCACAGACGCTTGGTTTAATTAAAAAAGAGTCTGTTTATAGCTAA
- a CDS encoding SMI1/KNR4 family protein — MERMHESLSIEDLERFEHSHSITIPREYRDFLLEYNGGYPNPSVYKISEKLGESIVNIFYGIGTMYDNLEKKFDLFDEIVEAGFMPIADDPSGNQICIGISKQYFGQVYHWAHCEETEEMENIYFLSNSFNDFLNCLYED, encoded by the coding sequence ATGGAAAGAATGCATGAAAGTTTATCCATTGAAGATTTAGAACGATTTGAGCATAGTCATTCTATTACAATTCCAAGAGAGTATAGAGATTTTTTACTGGAATATAACGGTGGTTATCCAAATCCAAGTGTTTATAAGATATCTGAAAAGCTGGGTGAAAGTATAGTAAACATTTTTTATGGAATTGGAACCATGTATGACAATTTAGAGAAAAAGTTTGATCTTTTCGATGAAATTGTAGAAGCAGGGTTTATGCCAATAGCAGATGACCCAAGCGGGAATCAAATATGTATTGGGATCAGCAAACAGTATTTCGGACAAGTCTATCATTGGGCTCATTGTGAGGAAACTGAAGAAATGGAAAATATATATTTTTTGTCAAATAGCTTCAACGATTTTCTTAATTGTTTATATGAGGACTGA